The Thunnus thynnus chromosome 13, fThuThy2.1, whole genome shotgun sequence genome segment AGTATGTATTCACCTCCTGTGCTTCTGCTTCTGATTCAAGCAGGAATAAGAAACTTACTGAGGAGTAACTTATAGCTGCACTCATAAATATTCtttattaacaatgaatcataTGACTAATTTGACTCAAAGgtgctttttagcctcttttagctcatttttTGGTTTTGCAGCTCTCTCAGTAACCTTGTTTCCAGCGTAGATCTCACTTCTAAAGAGCCCAATATTTTTCTCAATGGAGACTAGTATATAGTTAGAATAGTTAGTTAGAGTGAATATTTGACTGCCATTTGTCAGGAACGCGACTCCAAATGAACGCTAATGAATCtcgtgtctgctggatgtgaaaaATAGACACCTGattgctaacatgtttgctgtgtttataaggggataatatgtcagtgctgtgttttcagcttgttctgaCCTTAACTGGCCAAAAAttattaatgcagctttaaagttaaTGTTTTCACCAGGTTTTGCTATGATAGTGTTGTAGAGAATACAACTGTAGGTCCCTGACATacgtttaagtcatttttccaTTAACTGTGGCAACTACAAATGTTCCAACTTCCATCAATGCTAGAAGGCTATTGGACCTGTCTTTAGAGGTCAGCCTGTTcagaggtcaaagttcaacGAAGATGAAGCTGACTGCAAAAAATCAGAATATCAAGATGTTGTGTTATTGTCTTGCATCTGTTTAAGAGGGCACTGCTCTGTCTTACTAAGCTGCAGACGATGACCTCGCTCTGCCACAGTGCTTTGATATATGATATTCAGTAAACAAAATGGAGATGATTACTGCCACCAGCGACAATCACTTTTACAGATGGCGGTTGACCACTAAGTCATTTCTGTGAAGATGCAAATGCCAAAAACTCTGAATGTTGCATCTGACTACGAGAATACCATCATCTGAACACATGATGCTGCTGTATCTTACAAACTAAGCCTTTTATACGTATTATGACCTTAATCAgagttgtttatgtttgtttttattcagagTACTACCCTAACTGTGAGGTGATGTTCATGGGAATGGCCAACATCCACGCCATCCGGAACAGCTTCCAGGCTCTGAGGACTGTCTGCAGTCAAATCCCTGATCCAGGAAAGTAAGTCGATCTGTTTGACCTTTCTCCCTGCGCGTCTCTGACCTCGTTCGtgcctccctctccctcccgcATTTTTAATGGCCTCACCTCACAGTAAGGCAACACCACACAGAGATGGGAGCGCTGCCACAGTCCTGTCTCAGTCCTGCTGAGCTggccagctgtctgtctgtacacACCGACAGTGgatatgtttgttgtgtttccaTCCGTTCCactgtttacatgtatgttttcagtgggccagctgtgtgtgttttactagCGTGTTTACATCTGTATCCGTGTGTTTATTACATGTGTggctgtatgtacagtacataggTTAACCCCGTAGCTGTGCGTCACATGTTGTTTTAAGGCTTGTTGTTATTCTAATGGAGGTGTGTAATGACACAGGGAGGCCTGGAGAGATGTAGGTCAGAGGCTCCCTCCTCCTGATACTGTCAGCCTCAAGTTGACCTTGACTTAACCTGAGCTGATGTATGTATGCAATATCACGGCTCCACGTCACTTCATCAGTGTAGGACAGGTTTAATATAGATTTATCTATCTAATCTCTAAAAGTGATCTAATCTGCCCCCCTCTTCTGTTTCCAGCTGGCTTTCAGCTCTCGAGAGCACCCGCTGGCTGCAGCACCTGTCTGTCATGCTGAAGGCAGCCACTCTGGTGTGTTCAGCGGTGGAAAGGGAAGGTCGTCCTGTCCTGGTTCACTGTTCAGACGGGTGGGACCGCACACCCCAGATTGTAGCCCTCGCCAAGATCCTGCTGGACCCTTACTACAGAACATTAGAGGTGAGAGTCTGTACGGTTGTTTGTAGACAGGTCGAAGTGAAGGGATACAGAAAAGACTGGGACAGAGAAATACAGTGACATAAGAAGAGGGTTGTTTTACGTAGATTACATGTGAACACATTgttataaaaatactttttgtggCATTATGATACCGTTACCTCCAGTACTGACTACCATGTGGTCCACAGGGTTTCCAGGTGCTTGTAGAAACTGAATGGTTGGACTACGGTCATAAATTCGGGGACCGCTGCGGCCACCAGGAGAACGCTGACGACGTGAGCGAGCAGTGTCCCGTCTTCCTGCAGTGGCTggactgtgttcaccagctgcTCAAACAGTTCCCCTGCCTGTTTGAGTTCAACGAGGCCTTCCTGGTGGGTGCACTCTTTCACTTTACATTTTCTTGCGACTACTTTATCAGTAAACCTCAAAAGTGTGAGAGGTTTTACAGGCATTACATGAAACCATGTATGTTAAGCGAGGACACAATTGTTGTGTAACCAAAGCTAGTCTTGATGTCAAAGCGCCTGATTCATATCCCATCTTACTCGTGGTCCAGGTCAAGTTGGTGCAGCATACATACTCGTGTCTTTACGGCACGTTCCTGTGTAACAACGCCCGCGAGAGGGAGGCGAGGAACATCTACAAACGCACATGCTCCGTCTGGTCCCTGCTTCGCACGGGAAACAAGAACTTCCAGAACTTCCTCTACATCCCCAGTCATGATATGGTACATACCAGTTTTTACAGTATTACTCATGCTTCTGTGGTTGCCAAGTACAGTAACAGCTGGAGGTCGCCTCCTGCTGTTCGGCATAGAGTTTCTTATTGAGGAGTAAGGTGTAGAATAAGTGGcttgattaatgattaatggATAGTATGACTCTAATTTTGACTTTCATCCctactctgtctctctgatcAATTATTTAAAGCATAAATTTGACTATAACCTCAAGATTAAATCATCCCACTCTCTACCTCTCTTATCCTTTATGAACGATCTCTATGAAAAGCATAGGAATGATCCTAATACATCATCCACTGCAGTGGTAGAACAGCAAAAATAGAATAATAGGCACCGTTATTATTGTATACTGACCTTCTGAAAATGTCCTTGTCGCTGTTTGTCTGCCAGGTGCTGCAGCCAGTCTGCCACACACGGGCATTACAGCTGTGGACAGCTGTTTACCTGCCCACATCCTCGCCCTGCACCGCTGTGGATGATTCTATGGAGCTCTACCTCCCCCCGAGTGTCACAGGAGATGAACTCACCTCCCGCTCTCTGGACAGGTATGTTTGTTTGGTGCAAATTACTGTCTGTACTTACTGTTCTTGGCATATTTACATCAATTCAAAATGCTTCTGTTGTGTTACAGAGAGCCAGACTGCCCTCTAGAGCCCTAAATAGAGAATTGTATCTTTGCCATTTCTGCATATGTGGAATAAATAGATCCTTATGTATTTCTGATTTCCAGACTTCCCAAGACCCGCTCCATGGACAACCTGCTGTCAGCTTTTGAGAACGGGGTGCCCCTGACACGTACATCCAGCGACCCCAATCTCAATAAGCACTGCCAGGAGGGTCGCTCTGCCCTGGAGCCCTCGCCCGCCACAGAAGGACCCTCTGCAGACAGCTCTGACGAGGTCATACCTGACACTGGACTGGACAGCAGTGATGGGGAACCTTTACATCAGAGTCCTGCCAAGACTCCAGAGGGTGACCAAGGTGCAGAGAGCTGTGAAGACACACTAGAGGAGCCCTGTCTCACCACTCAGCCCCTGCCCTCTCTGCCCCTTCCCCCTGTCCCTTTCAGTAAGGACGTCACACTCGCTCACACTCCCTTCCCCACTCCTGTCCTCCAACAAGCTTCGCCTCAGATCACCAAGCCTCAactcccacctcctccaccgGAGGCTGAGAGCCCCTGTAGGACTGCTGACAGCACCACGTCACCCTCTCATAAATCAGAGCCGTGCTTACCTCTCCCCTGCAACGGCACGCAACCTGCAGCCACCACACCCACTTTGCTGCTTAACGGCCACATTGACAGCAAAACAAATGGCCTTCCACAATCTGCAGACCTGCTGGCTCTGAAGCAGCTAACGTCACTGCTTCCCATGGAGGACTCCACAGAGACTCTCACAGGTGAAGGAGAGCTTCCCCCCGCCCTGCCTCCCACAGAGAGCAAGGATCTTACCCAGAATCATGTAAATGATGAGGAGCAGCCTGAGTCGCAGCCACAAGTTCAGTCccagaaggagaaagaggacgTGAGGACAGATGTAGTGAAAGGAAGAGAGCGTGTGTTAGCGGTTGCAGCAGCTCCTGTAGACTGCACCCAGATAGCAGCTCGCCACCTGATCTCCCAGAGCCAGCTGTCTGACCTGTCCCTGCTCGGCTCCCACTGGGAGAGCGTTCAGGGTCTGGTCCAGTCCGCCTGTCACTCTGGCGTCAGCCGGGCCTTGCAGGCCAACACTTACCAGAGCCGCCGGCTTGCCAGCAAACTGCTCCGCTCCCAGGGCTTCGCCATAGCCAACGGGTCCCAGTGCTGCCGCAGGGAGGCTCTTTGTTGTCCCAGCAGCCCTTTGCAGGTTGGATGGCTGTCTGCTGCTAGGAGTGCAGGCTACACCGGTCTGAATGGACCTGCTATGGCTGCCCTCAACAGCTACTCTCTGGCAGGCCATCAGCTTCTACCGGTGTCATACTCCTCACCCTCCGCTTCCAGCTCCCCTCCCCCTCCGCAGGCCCCAGCTTACCTCGATGATGACGGGCTGCCGGTGCCCATGGACGCTGTTCAGCAGAGACTGCGGCAGATCGAGGCGGGCTACAagcaggaggtggaggtgcTGCGGCAGCAGGTGCGACAGCTGCAGATGAGGCTGGAGAGTAAACAGTACAGCACTCCTCCCTCAGAGCCAGACATCGACTACGAGGATGACATTGTGAGTAGCTTTTTCCCATGATGTCAGACAGCAGAaactttttttcctgtctgctgtgtttgtaaatatttacttttgattATCTTCAGAAagtcctctctcttcttttagGTCTATCTGTTTTCTCATCttgcctttttctctctgttttttcagaCATGTCTGCGGGAGTCAGACAACAGCAACGAGGAGGACTCCCTGTCGACACACAGCGAGGACCGTCTGTCTGAGGGCAGCTGGGATCGAGTGGAGCGCAAGGACACAGAGGTCAGCATCCTTCAGAGCTTTATCATCTAATTTAGCTTCCGTCTCCTCTCCCTCAccttccttcctccccctcACCTAAATGACTCAGAGCACCACAAATTACCAAACACTTTTCTGATAAAgatatctctgtgtgtgtgtgtgtgtgtgtgtgtgtgtgtgtgtgtttgtgtaggtcACGAGGTGGGTTCCCGACCACATGGCCTCCCATTGTTTCAACTGTGACTGTGAGTTCTGGATAGCCAAGAGACGTCACCACTGCAGGTGGGGCTTCACTGTGGTTTTCTTACAATAAcaaacacaagaacacaaagaaaatatcacatttcccaacaaatgaaaaaatcaaCTTTGGTACACTGTTGGTCAGTCAGTTCTCCTCTTTCACTGACTTCACTGGGTTTGAAATATTTCttcacatgtttgttttaaagagaaaaatgtccCCACTTAACCAACATCATCCTCATTAGTTAATAAAGTCTCACTCTTAATAGTCTTTGTGATTCATAGCTTATCAGTCTACATTCATTTACTTGTGATACCTTGTGCTCCTCATTGTTTCCTTGTATTATCAGGAGTGTTGTTCTGGGTTACTGCAGTGTTGTGGCTCAAGCCCATCGGCTTGGCAAATGATGATAGATtagatttcctttttttctggcGAACCAAAATGTTGAACGGTTCCTCTAAACCTTTAATCCCTAATATCTCCTTCTACTCTCTTCTATGGTCACTAAATCAAGATGAGCttaaaaatctaatttgtttATCCACTCATCAAAATAATTCGATCTAATCATTTGTTCAGGAGAGCTTACTATTATCTTTTAAACTTGAGGTGTTTTTTGTTGGCCCATTTCTCTCGGTATTCTCTTGTTGCAGCACGATTCTGCCAGTGAAGCAGCCTGCAGTTCAAAGACACTCTGATTTGTATTTTCTAGGCAGTAAATCAAGTTTTTTTAGATCAATTCAGCATCAAAGGTCCTTGGGTAgctatttatatttatattcgcTGAAAAACCGAGACAGGTGTCCTAAATTGGAAAGAGATTGATATTCACAGACAGGACATCACTCTgctggtgctgtgtgtgtgtgggaaggaCAAAATGTACAAGTCCACACACAAGATGTTCAATAAGTGTTAGATCGAGTCATTAGTATCAGTCCAGTTCTCAGTGAAGCATAAAGCTACACATGCTCAACAACTAATCAGACTTTGTTATGTGTTCAGCTTGTCGGTTACTGAAATGCATCAAATCAATACTTGAGCTGcagaaatgttttacttttaaaaaacattccGTGATTAAAGATGATGGTGTTAACAAGGGGTATTTATTATTCTACTGTATAAAGCCTGTTAATTAATGCACGTTGTTATATTTCACACActttttgacacacacacactgaagttttttttttttttgctctgtctgCTAATAAAATTAGCATTCAGGAATCATCGGATCCAGATAAATGCCCTGTTCCTTTCTtgtattaataaaatatcttaCTGTAACTCTCTGTGTGTTCTCCATCTTCAGGAACTGTGGCAATGTGTTCTGTAAAGACTGTTGTCATCTGAAGCTGCCCATCCCAGACCAGCAGCTGTATGATCCGGTGTTGGTCTGCAACACCTGCCATGACCTGCTCCTGGAGTCCCGCACTCGCGAGATCCGCAGCCAGCAGCTTAAGAAGGCCATCGCCACAGCCTCCAGCTGAGAGAAGCGTCCTGTAGCATGGCCCGCCTCGGCTCTGTCCTGGTCGTTTTGGACTGATGAGCTGAGCGCTCCCGTTGTCACCCCGACCTGTTGTGGTTTTGGCTGCGGGGAGGGTGGGTGAAGGATAAGGAGGAGTTGTTGCTGTTTGGGAGGCTCGGTTTGGAAGCGGAGATGCACTGTGAGGCTGTCTGAGCGGCGGAGAAGAGGAAAGGGAGAGTCTGTGAAGTGGGAGACTTGAGATGGAGGCGTGGCAGCAGGGGAGGTTTTCCTAAAGAACACACCCCTTCTGTTCAAGACATTTTCAGCCTGGAGCGCTGCAGCGTCCCGCTGCCTCCACACGGCTCTCCTCTAGCGGTGCCCTGTCCGAGACACATCTCAAACCTGTCCGCCCCAGCAGAGTCACCCACCTTTAGTACCAAACACCTGCACCCTCCGTATAGACACTGTCTCGCACTTCAGAGGACAATCGCTCACCCTTCCACGTGTCGGGGACTCCAAAGCCTTTACCTGTACTACTGGAGGCTTTcaactttaaaagaaaagaattgCTGCTACAGTATTTAAAAGTCTAATTTTGTATTCTTATTTTGTGCACTACTAGCTGTTGTGTATTTGAGGGAATTTGAGACCAAACTTGAGCAAAAGGGAGAAATCTGCTGTTTACTTTGCCATCGCATCTTTTTCTTGGAGCCTGAATGTAATATGTAATGGGTAACTGGATTGAGTTTATGTCAATGTGCATTTGGTGGGTCGTATATGTGTTCATTGCTGCAATGTGTTTTCAGAATTATGTATATGCACAGTCAATGTGGTTCTGTCTTTATCAATGCTTTCTCTCCAGTATAACACGTTGCAACATTTTGAGAGATCCTTACGGACAGATTGATGCAAGGCTGCGTGTTGTTTGTTTCGTGGGACGTGTGCTTGGTATGttaagaggaagagaaacacGTGAACGTCGGGAGACAGCAGGCTACTGTAAAGTCGTCTTctgatttgagaaaaaaaatgaacgtACTGTGGGTATCCTGTGAAGTGACAAAGGACTTTCCAACAGAGTTTTCTACTGAGATGCTTGTGAATGAATGGCTTAATGTCCACATAAAGCTTGACGTCCATCTGACTGATGACTCCTCCTCAGATTGTTAACTGGCAGTAACGACTGCTCGGGGAAAGACTGAACAAAGTGCTCggagtttcttcttctgtttagGGGGGATTTCGGCCACAGtccccttttaaaaaaatgtgtttgtgtctactGGTTGTTCCTTGACAATAGTGccatattttgtttgttcttttgtctatttttaaagccttttttctttctaatgGATGGCAGCAGGTTTCTAATTGGCCACCtctctgtatgttttaatgGTACAGATAGTTAGCGGCTTAATAACACTGAGACAACTAAAGATTAACAGACGGTTCAGTTTGATAACGAGGCTAACCATTTCAATGGATGATTGGATGTCACTGAATTAGTTAACCTGTGTGGTTATCCATTGTCTAATAATTGGGATTTTTATTCACACGGTGTTCATGAAGTCAAAATCTCTAAGAGGAACTCAGAAATGTAATATACATAGTGATCTGATCTGTAGTGGTGGCTAAAACATGTCACTTAATGAATAATTGTTGTAAAGAAATGCACTGTAAAAGTTAAATCCCAtgggttaaaataaaagattataTCATGCCTCTGTTTCACAGCTTGCTTATTTGGTTGTAGCTCTTGAAAAGTGTTGAAAGGGTTTTAGATTTATTTGGTCTTATCATTAGTACCAAAGTGTTATCGCCAGTAAAGCAGGCGGTTATGAAGCTGAAAAATCTGAATACCTCGATGtgagacagacagtgtgtgatGAAATCAGCTGGTACATCATTAAAAGGCTCAAACTCACTGTTAACTACCTGGTAGACGATACAAAGTGaagtggaggagaggaaaaaacatttataaccACAGATCAACAAAACTTTACTATACCAACATAACCTCAGATTCACTTCACAACAAGGTGGCAGCCCCCAAGAAGTCTGTAAGAATAGAAAGTGCAGGTTatagtttacaataaaaacCAAACCCAAAAACATCTAAACAAAGGTACCAAACGGATGGAGCACCCTGTACAGTACCAGAATGGTAAGGTGAACATTTAAAgttcacaaaatacaaaatgtgtcaCTTTCCATTGGTCACATTATCAGCGCTGAAGGTGATGAATGTTACTACAGACCCAAAAACAGTGGACCAGTGGTGAGATGGGAAAGATTATAAAACATGGTTTCATTGATCATTTATACTCGCTTCGACCTTTGACTGTGGCAGATACTCTGTGCTGTTGATTTTGTGCTCGGGATCTTTTGGCAGAAGTTTCTGAAACTCAAAGGTGGAAAACACTATTTACATGAACTCAGTTACTATAGTTAAACACAATTCTGAAGTTCTTGTACTTTATGCTTTTTTTACTCCTACTACTATGACTaggaataataaaatataatgtattgaTATACAGCAAATTAAACAAGCCAACTctgtaaaatcattaaaatcagCTCCAACTCCAACACCGTTAAAATACTGCTTACTCATTAATGCATAAGTAACAATAATGCTATGATATAATGTACAATAATATAACTATAATACAATATAACCTTTACTTCTTTTACTTTAAGTACATGttgtgaataataataaataaagttattgatgcaaaacttttacttgtaatggagcatttttacattgtagtaGCTACATTTACTTAAAGATCCCTTTAGTCATGTTTTAAGAATCAGCttgaaataataacattatttttcccaccaaaaaaaaagaaaagaaaaatccagaatctatgcatatgcaaatattttccatttcaaaggtttaactgctggatggaagatgtcttctacttcactgtgaagtcctTTCTTAGTGCACTGAAggcatttaaataaataaagtgaggTTTAAGGTGAACACAGAACACTTTCTCCctgcagcagatgaatgtgaaaacagccttctggtgtcaaacatGCAAGTGAaataacaataagcaaaacacatatTGGGGTGGAATTAAGTAGataataagtaagtaaataataTGAAACACATTACAGTGATCATAAAAACACCAACGCTTTTCTCCCATTTGTCCACCAGATGGGGCTTCTCCATCAAGAGAAACACAAGGCAGTACATCTGTTACAAGGCCAGCATTTTCACCAACTCATATCAAGTTTATTCCACGATTTcactcttcttccttttttactGGTGACGGATGAGAATAGCTGCTCTCTGACATGAATCAACAGTCACTTCCTTCCTGTGGGCAAGTGTAGAAAGTCATGTTGATTAAGAAAAATACAAGGAATGGAAGTGAAAACTTTTATTTGTTATGCATCACATAGTGTTCTATGTATTTtcttgaaaaacacacacacagtctataTGAAGACATACCTTCACACACATGTCATGTCCATTCTCAGTCTTTTACACTTGCAGATTGCTGGTTAAAGTCTCCGAGAAGAGCAACGTTAgctaattcatgtttttttaggGAAGAACTTCTGCCAATGTCCCTCACTGTACTCACTCAGCctgatcaataattcaggcCGGGGGTATTCTAGGTTTCTGCCCGgtgaatgaaaataaaggtGACAGCTCTAACTTTTCCGGGGAAAAGTTAGAAGAGAGATGTTGAGGTTTTTTGCAAAGCTTTGCACTGACTAGACGAGTTTTGTGGACACGGGGAACTGGACCAgaaaataaacctttttaaaGACTTCACTTTATATCCTCTTTTAGATGTGAGGCTCTCAggtgaagctgtgtgtgtgtgtctgtctctgtctgaccAGTAAACCTCACTGAATGAAACTCTGTGCtgccaaacattgttcaaatcAATAGAAGTTTATTTTGAATTCTAGTTCAGATTCTAAATTACCCAAGGATACCAGTTAATGAATGTTTCTGGGAATGTGGAAATGATGTATGAAACATCTGGAATATCTGCATTTGATTAACCTTTACATACTGTTCAggccatttttacatttaacagcaataaaaacaccCTGAACACCTTTATTTTAGCCTGAAATGTTATGACCTCTCCTAAAGTGACCCAAAATAAACtttctttttgaattttttgcCTCTGATAGACATTTTATAGAGGCTGTATAGAGGccatatatatttaaataaataaataaataaaatcacctttcaaaaatgtcttcacattcaatcaaattcattaaaatcattatgtctgttatgttctcctgttttatgcaACATTGGACCATGATACActgtgattgtgaatgtttttttcaccataaacaaatagtgtaaaacctaaagaatacactttctctgctctctgaaagatTAATTAAGGATTAATTTCCCATTTACACTGATAAAGTgtttagaaatgaaaaatgttgtgGTTCTGAAATTtggtatagagactaattatgagggTGAAGGGTCAGAAcatgaacagtatgtaaagaCCTAAAAATCATCTtatgtttgaatatttcacttaGTTTAGACATCATATAGCTTCAATATAAAGCTGGATCCAGCTAATATAGAATTTATACGTATGGTACAGACAGTGTGAAATTAGATGTTTATTAAGATGCCTTAAACATGCAGGAATAGGGTGAAATTAAAGTATAAGGGAGAGAATATTCCCCCTCTTTCCTCTGAGGGCCACCTTGAGTTACCTGTGGAGAAACCAGCTGCCCACATTGATGATTAACTCCATCTGATTTCCTCCAGTGCTACAATTACCTCTCAAATCATCAGGGAGTGTTTGCCTATCATCACCATGACAGGAATGATTGCATTACATTTGGCTCCTGCACATCAGGAGCCCCATTGATAGGCCCTCAGTGGAGCTCTTATCAGTGGAGAGCTTTATTAGAGGCGATGCTCGAAGGGGGAGGGGCCACACTCTTTCTTTCCTGACGGGTACGGTGATAGATAAGTATAAGACCCCCTGCAAGAATGCGATCACATTGGAAAAAACAAGTCATTGTGTTGCCTTCCCTCGGTCGAGTCAGAGACGCTCCAAAATGCAGCATCTAATCCTGCCCGTTCTCCTGGCATCCCTATGGACCCTCTGCACAGGAGCAGGAGGTGAGTCTCAATTGCATTCATAGCTGATAATATGTGTGAAATAACTGGTggctttattttaatttctcttgCCATTGCACACGTCCTAAGTGGTGAAAGAAATGGGATAATTAGCTGGAAATTAGATATTTATTCTCTAATATTATCTGGTCTTTTTTTGCAGAATGCGTCTTTTTATATCACTTTCTTACATCTTTGATCAAAATCTGGGGGGTTAGTTTAGCCTACATCTCGGCTCAAACTAAGCATGCAATTAATAGAGCATTCATATCTGGATTCAtatgtttaatctgttttaacACAAACAGTAGATCTGAAATAAATGCAAAGCTTCTCAATCGGGTGAAGttgtttttaccagtttttttttccaaccttGCCAGTCACTTTGCTCAATTAGAAAGTTGATACATTGCGGAATCCCaagaatctaaaaaaaatagagaTAGAAATCTGCAA includes the following:
- the mtmr4 gene encoding myotubularin-related protein 4 isoform X3 → MGEEGPPSLEYIKAKDLFPQKELVKEDESLQVPFPVLQGEGVEYLGRADEAIIAISNYRLHIKFKDSVINTYPGVDNEISVPLRLIDSVESRDMFQLHIICKDSKVVRCHFATFKQCQEWVKRLTRAIAHPSRLEDLFALAYHAWCLGGCADDEDQHVHLCRPGDHVRQRMEIEVKRMGFDTQNVWRVSDINCNYKLCSSYPQKLLVPIWITDKELESVASFRSWKRIPVVVYRHQKNGVVIARCSQPEISWWGWRNTDDEYLVTSIAKACQMNAAAKGTCGAPACRQRGEAPDSSDSDFDSSLTGGSGCDDNTVPQKLLILDARSYTAAVANRAKGGGCECEEYYPNCEVMFMGMANIHAIRNSFQALRTVCSQIPDPGNWLSALESTRWLQHLSVMLKAATLVCSAVEREGRPVLVHCSDGWDRTPQIVALAKILLDPYYRTLEGFQVLVETEWLDYGHKFGDRCGHQENADDVSEQCPVFLQWLDCVHQLLKQFPCLFEFNEAFLVKLVQHTYSCLYGTFLCNNAREREARNIYKRTCSVWSLLRTGNKNFQNFLYIPSHDMVLQPVCHTRALQLWTAVYLPTSSPCTAVDDSMELYLPPSVTGDELTSRSLDRLPKTRSMDNLLSAFENGVPLTRTSSDPNLNKHCQEGRSALEPSPATEGPSADSSDEVIPDTGLDSSDGEPLHQSPAKTPEGDQGAESCEDTLEEPCLTTQPLPSLPLPPVPFSKDVTLAHTPFPTPVLQQASPQITKPQLPPPPPEAESPCRTADSTTSPSHKSEPCLPLPCNGTQPAATTPTLLLNGHIDSKTNGLPQSADLLALKQLTSLLPMEDSTETLTGEGELPPALPPTESKDLTQNHVNDEEQPESQPQVQSQKEKEDVRTDVVKGRERVLAVAAAPVDCTQIAARHLISQSQLSDLSLLGSHWESVQGLVQSACHSGVSRALQANTYQSRRLASKLLRSQGFAIANGSQCCRREALCCPSSPLQVGWLSAARSAGYTGLNGPAMAALNSYSLAGHQLLPVSYSSPSASSSPPPPQAPAYLDDDGLPVPMDAVQQRLRQIEAGYKQEVEVLRQQVRQLQMRLESKQYSTPPSEPDIDYEDDITCLRESDNSNEEDSLSTHSEDRLSEGSWDRVERKDTEVTRWVPDHMASHCFNCDCEFWIAKRRHHCRNCGNVFCKDCCHLKLPIPDQQLYDPVLVCNTCHDLLLESRTREIRSQQLKKAIATASS
- the mtmr4 gene encoding myotubularin-related protein 4 isoform X1, with amino-acid sequence MSFAGRVSCSMLNCFGEEGPPSLEYIKAKDLFPQKELVKEDESLQVPFPVLQGEGVEYLGRADEAIIAISNYRLHIKFKDSVINTYPGVDNEISVPLRLIDSVESRDMFQLHIICKDSKVVRCHFATFKQCQEWVKRLTRAIAHPSRLEDLFALAYHAWCLGGCADDEDQHVHLCRPGDHVRQRMEIEVKRMGFDTQNVWRVSDINCNYKLCSSYPQKLLVPIWITDKELESVASFRSWKRIPVVVYRHQKNGVVIARCSQPEISWWGWRNTDDEYLVTSIAKACQMNAAAKGTCGAPACRQRGEAPDSSDSDFDSSLTGGSGCDDNTVPQKLLILDARSYTAAVANRAKGGGCECEEYYPNCEVMFMGMANIHAIRNSFQALRTVCSQIPDPGNWLSALESTRWLQHLSVMLKAATLVCSAVEREGRPVLVHCSDGWDRTPQIVALAKILLDPYYRTLEGFQVLVETEWLDYGHKFGDRCGHQENADDVSEQCPVFLQWLDCVHQLLKQFPCLFEFNEAFLVKLVQHTYSCLYGTFLCNNAREREARNIYKRTCSVWSLLRTGNKNFQNFLYIPSHDMVLQPVCHTRALQLWTAVYLPTSSPCTAVDDSMELYLPPSVTGDELTSRSLDRLPKTRSMDNLLSAFENGVPLTRTSSDPNLNKHCQEGRSALEPSPATEGPSADSSDEVIPDTGLDSSDGEPLHQSPAKTPEGDQGAESCEDTLEEPCLTTQPLPSLPLPPVPFSKDVTLAHTPFPTPVLQQASPQITKPQLPPPPPEAESPCRTADSTTSPSHKSEPCLPLPCNGTQPAATTPTLLLNGHIDSKTNGLPQSADLLALKQLTSLLPMEDSTETLTGEGELPPALPPTESKDLTQNHVNDEEQPESQPQVQSQKEKEDVRTDVVKGRERVLAVAAAPVDCTQIAARHLISQSQLSDLSLLGSHWESVQGLVQSACHSGVSRALQANTYQSRRLASKLLRSQGFAIANGSQCCRREALCCPSSPLQVGWLSAARSAGYTGLNGPAMAALNSYSLAGHQLLPVSYSSPSASSSPPPPQAPAYLDDDGLPVPMDAVQQRLRQIEAGYKQEVEVLRQQVRQLQMRLESKQYSTPPSEPDIDYEDDITCLRESDNSNEEDSLSTHSEDRLSEGSWDRVERKDTEVTRWVPDHMASHCFNCDCEFWIAKRRHHCRNCGNVFCKDCCHLKLPIPDQQLYDPVLVCNTCHDLLLESRTREIRSQQLKKAIATASS